AATCAGATCCTAAAATGAAATTTACTTCTCTTGCACATTTATTAAATAAGCAAACATTAGTTCAATGCCATTTTGAGCTACCCAATAAGAAGGCTACTGGGATTAACGGAACAACTAAAGAGCAATACGGTGAAAATTTAGAAGAAAACATAGAGGATTTAGTTAGTAGTCTTAAAAGCAAAAGCTATCGACCTGTTCCAGTAAGGAGAATGTATATTCCAAAGCTCAACTCAAACAAGAAAAGACCGTTGGGAATACCGGAACATGAAGATAAGATTGTACAAAAGTGCATTACGAAAATACTAAATTCTATCTATGAAAATGACTTTCTTGACTGTTCCTTTGGATTCCGACCAAATCGTAATTGCCACGATGCTTTGAAAATACTGAACTTCTATATTGAAAAAAGGTCAGTAAATTATGTAGTAGATGTAGATATTAAAGGATTCTTTGACAACGTTGACCACACATGGATGATGGAGTTCCTAAAACCGCGAATCGCTGACCCTAACCTACTAAGAACAATTGGTAGGTTTCTTAAAGGTGGATACATGGAGGAAGGCAAGAAATATAAGACAGACAATGGCACACCGCAAGGTGGAGTAATATCTCCGATATTAGCCAATGTATATCTCCATTATGTACTCGACCTATGGTTTGAGAAAAGGGTTAGGAAACAGTGCAATGGACAAGCATACATAGTGAGATATGCAGATGATTTTGTTTGTTGTTTTCAATATAAAAGTGAAGCGGAGCAATTCTTCCATTCATTAAAGTTAAGATTAAAGAAATTTAATTTAGAAATAGCTGAGGATAAAACTAAAATCATTCCCTTCGGGAAGTTTGCGGAGAAAAATGCAAATCAACAGGGAAGAAGTAAACCAGCAACCTTTGATTTCCTTGGTTTTACACACTACTGTGGGAAAAGTAAACAAGGAAACTTTCGAGTGAAACGGAAATCAAGCAGGAAGAAAGTCAAAGGAAAACTAAAAGAAACGAAAGAATGGTTGAGGAATAATAGAAATAAGGATATTCATATGATTATGGATAGATTTAAACGTTCATTAATAGGGTATTACAACTATTATTGCATCACTGATAATACCCCAAATGTTAACAACTTCAAAGACAAAATTGAAAACCTTCTGTTTAAATGGCTCAATAGAAGAAGTCAAAGAAAATCCTTCACATGGGATAAATTCAAACTATTTCTTAATAAATATCCGCTACCTTTACCAAGGATTAAAGTGAGCATATATGATTTAAGAAAAGAGATTAGCTAAATTCTGTAAAAGATGACTAGGAGGAGCCATGTGCATTAATAGTGCAAGCACGGTTCTGAGAGGGGGGTGGAGTCCAATTTACCGCAAGGTAGAAAGGCTCCCTTCTACTCGACTGATCCAGTGAAGGATTTATGCACTTTTTTGTTGAATTCCTTATTTGAGCTAAATGGCAGTTTTGGTTAAAAATATTGTAAAAAAAAGTTAAATTTGTAATATAATATTAGTAATTCGTTGGTTAGTTTGGAGGTGTTATGATGATTTGGATTTATATATTAACACCTATCATTATATTGGCTGGAATAGCCATTTATTTTGACAAAAAATCTGGGGCGACTTCACCAGATGAAAGAACAGCTGATAAGTTAGAGGAATATCCACCAGAAAATCCTTTCGGACCCAATAGTTTTGGACCTTAAATGATTCAAATACTCCTTTTCAAAGACAATGTAAAGAATTGTACTTAAAGTAACGGTTGCTTGAGTTCAGGATGGATTGCTGCGGCGATCCTATTTTTTTGTTAAGCTAACAGAAGCAATTTAACTGAAGGAGGGGAGTGTTGGGTACGGGTTTTAGAGATAGTTTAGAAGTGCATAAAAAAAGACTAAATAAAATTGGTCTTATTGTACCCAATATCCTTGGTTATTGATTAGCCATTTGTCAATTGCTGCTTTTGAATAATAGACCTTACCTCCGATTACTAAATAAGGGAGAACACCTTCAAAACCACCTTGTGAATCCGATATTGGACCTAATTTTTTCACCTCGTCAAGGCTCAACCCTAAATAGGTTGCTAATTCAGATTACGTATATAGTTTATTTGTTGATTGTGACGAAGTTTGAGTTTGAACAGACAGCCTGTTCTTACTTAAACTATTTGATATTAGGTAACTTCCAATAACGATACTTATTGAAAACAAAAAATTGATAATGCATTGAGGTTATTTTTCAATCTCCAGCCCCCTTTTTGTATATATTTCCATTATATAACTTTTTGGAATAATCCTATC
The DNA window shown above is from Neobacillus sp. WH10 and carries:
- the ltrA gene encoding group II intron reverse transcriptase/maturase, producing METKLLRIAELAKSDPKMKFTSLAHLLNKQTLVQCHFELPNKKATGINGTTKEQYGENLEENIEDLVSSLKSKSYRPVPVRRMYIPKLNSNKKRPLGIPEHEDKIVQKCITKILNSIYENDFLDCSFGFRPNRNCHDALKILNFYIEKRSVNYVVDVDIKGFFDNVDHTWMMEFLKPRIADPNLLRTIGRFLKGGYMEEGKKYKTDNGTPQGGVISPILANVYLHYVLDLWFEKRVRKQCNGQAYIVRYADDFVCCFQYKSEAEQFFHSLKLRLKKFNLEIAEDKTKIIPFGKFAEKNANQQGRSKPATFDFLGFTHYCGKSKQGNFRVKRKSSRKKVKGKLKETKEWLRNNRNKDIHMIMDRFKRSLIGYYNYYCITDNTPNVNNFKDKIENLLFKWLNRRSQRKSFTWDKFKLFLNKYPLPLPRIKVSIYDLRKEIS